From the genome of Etheostoma spectabile isolate EspeVRDwgs_2016 chromosome 10, UIUC_Espe_1.0, whole genome shotgun sequence, one region includes:
- the trappc11 gene encoding trafficking protein particle complex subunit 11 has product MMAGSQWELPPELCCRPMAFVALTGLDVVYNAVHRAIWDAFCANRRADRVPISFKVLPGDHEYPKCRTKRTSYEWYIPKGILKTGWMNKHLNLVPALVVLFYELDWDDPQWKEKQSECATKVEIVRTSLQGRNTKVAVVLIQKKTPLPPGEDLVASERAAALCNACDLSGKSLFVLPHTDHLVGYIIRLENAFYEHAQTYYYTEIRRVKSHKEFLNKTTHQLLFVRHQFKIAFFSELKQDTQNALKYYRTAYSLVHELRAHETNMLEIKTMAGFINYKICRLCFQHNTPLDAIAQFRKHIDLCKKKIGSAELAFEHAAWMSKQFQSFGELFDEAIKLGLTAIQTQNPGFYYQQAACYSQDRKTLAQQLCQAGASYPSPEPGDTQSGGLDFYGQRPWRQGHQSIDPPDAEKEKMGIVALQSKERDVPHSELIIALLSNAVAQFKKYKCPRMKSHLMVQMGEEYYHAKDYTKALKLLDYVMCDYRTERWWGLLTAIVSTALRCAYLMASVRDYMIYCMELLGRASTLKEEQKLRIEKNLIKVLKNEVPEAEPECDPVSVTAARALWNDRMALAGSNEFTIEVQDYIPFIQCKAKFQAPSFHVDQPIQLQVFLRADCPHPVSFHKLSVSLSNQEYNQWCVVESVGQESMSLLPGKTKCYNFSFVAKTEDVGKKIEMTGIELMLGSHDGGRCVFVGWRGAGGDAASTHEALLASRSSRRCGRAVEARQELDWDSLSMQPSTMIISRVPKISVQLSHQPPALNNEMYCIRLTIQSQEGGVARDVKLTAGLKPGQDANLGQTTHVTLDCSKVCDDTSPALLPDIPLGDLTPGQQLERCVYVKCVSTGPRVFLFHVAYSIDTSVEGRQIVCKCHKDETVTIETVVPFEVSAKFVSTKFEPLERVAVDIPFLLMTDILSSSPWPLLLVSSSLQLLTMTTNTAQLQSQLQEVVLQTDECASECFCLRCPPLTNSSTTVATGQYLISWRRKSSGADSPLIQTAVALPHVILESVPLYIHADLPSFGRVRESLSVRYHIENRTALVQEVEMAVEPSDAFMFSGLKQVRLRILPGSEQQMLYNYYPLMAGYQTLPQLNISLPRCLTTNTHTLRRFLPQRIFVKPQGRQLDDASIAAA; this is encoded by the exons ATGATGGCAGGGTCCCAGTGGGAGCTTCCTCCAGAGCTGTGTTGTCGGCCCATGGCCTTCGTGGCTTTGACCGGTCTGGATGTGGTGTACAATGCTGTGCATCGGGCCATTTGGGATGCCTTCTGTGCAAACCGACGAGCTGACAGAGTCCCTATCTCTTTTAAAGTCCTTCCAGGAGACCATGAGTACCCCAAGTGTCGCACTAAG cGAACGTCCTATGAGTGGTACATCCCCAAAGGCATCCTGAAAACAGGCTGGATGAACAAACACCTGAACCTGGTACCAGCTCTGGTTGTTCTGTTCTACGAGCTGGACTGGGACGACCCAcagtggaaagaaaaacaatctgAATGTGCAACTAAGGTGGAGATTGTCAG GACCAGTCTTCAGGGCAGGAACACCAAGGTGGCTGTGGTTCTGATCCAGAAGAAAACTCCTCTGCCTCCAG GAGAGGACCTGGTGGCATCAGAGAGAGCTGCAGCTCTTTGTAACGCCTGTGATCTGTCTGGCAAGAGTCTCTTTGTACTGCCACACACCGACCACTTAGTGGGCTACATTATAAG ACTGGAGAATGCTTTCTACGAACATGCTCAGACATACTACTACACTGAGATCCGTCGAGTCAAATCACATAAAGAGTTCCTCAACAAGACAACACATCAG CTGCTGTTTGTTCGACACCAGTTTAAAATCGCCTTCTTCAGTGAGCTGAAACAGGACACCCAGAACGCTCTCAA GTACTACAGGACTGCATACAGTCTGGTTCATGAGCTCAGGGCCCACGAGACCAACATGCTGGAGATCAAAACTATGGCTGGATTCATCAACTATAAG ATCTGCCGTCTGTGTTTCCAACACAACACTCCTCTAGATGCTATAGCCCAGTTCAGAAAGCACATTGACCTGTGTAAGAAGAAGATCGGCAGTGCTGAACTGGCGTTTGAGCACGCCGCATGGATGTCCAAACA GTTCCAGTCATTCGGAGAGCTGTTTGATGAAGCAATAAAGTTGGGCCTGACAGCCATCCAGACCCAGAACCCTGGTTTCTACTACCAGCAGGCTGCCTGTTACAGCCAGGACAGAAAGACCCTGGCTCAGCAGCTCTGTCAG GCTGGAGCGAGTTATCCCTCCCCCGAACCAGGGGACACACAGAGTGGGGGACTGGACTTCTACGGCCAGAGACCATGGAGACAAGGACACCAGa GTATTGACCCTCCAGATGCAGAGAAGGAGAAGATGGGGATTGTGGCGCTGCAGAGTAAAGAGAGAGACGTGCCACATTCT GAGCTGATTATAGCACTTCTCAGTAACGCTGTGGCCCAGTTCAAGAAGTACAAGTGCCCTCGAATGAAGAGTCACCTCA TGGTGCAGATGGGAGAGGAATACTACCACGCTAAAGACTACACCAAAGCCCTGAA GTTGTTGGACTATGTGATGTGTGACTATCGCACCGAGCGCTGGTGGGGCCTGCTGACAGCCATAGTGAGCACGGCTCTGCGCTGTGCCTACCTGATGGCCAGTGTTAGAGACTACATGATATACTGCATGGAGCTGCTGGGCAGAG CTTCAACCTTGAAGGAGGAGCAGAAGTTGAGGATTGAGAAGAATCTCATCAAAGTCCTGAAG aACGAGGTCCCTGAGGCCGAGCCGGAGTGTGACCCGGTCTCCGTCACTGCAGCCAGGGCGCTCTGGAACGACCGCATGGCTTTGGCCGGCTCTAACGAGTTCACTATAGAAGTGCAGGACTACATTCCATTCA TTCAGTGTAAGGCCAAGTTCCAGGCTCCCAGTTTCCATGTTGACCAGCCCATCCAACTCCAGGTTTTCCTCCGAGCCGACTGTCCTCACCCCGTGTCCTTCCACAAGTTGTCCGTGAGCCTCAGTAACCAG gaGTACAACCAGTGGTGTGTGGTGGAGTCTGTAGGTCAGGAGAGTATGAGCCTGTTGCCAGGGAAAACCAAATGCTACAACTTCAGCTTTGTAGCGAAGACTGAAGACGTTGGCAAGAAGAtcgag ATGACAGGCATCGAGCTGATGCTGGGCAGTCACGACGGCGGtcgctgtgtgtttgtgggctGGAGAGGGGCGGGTGGAGATGCGGCCTCTACCCATGAAGCCTTGCTGGCTAGCAGGTCATCACGGCGATGTGGGCGGGCTGTCGAAGCACGTCAGGAGCTGGACTGGGACAGCCTGAGCATGCAGCCCAGCACCAT GATCATCTCCAGAGTCCCAAAGATCTCCGTTCAGCTGAGCCACCAGCCTCCTGCACTTAACAATGAAATGTACTGCATCCGTCTCACTATCCAATCACAGGAGGGGGGTGTGGCAAGGGATGTCAAACTGACAGCTGGCCTCAAACCAG GTCAGGATGCTAATCTAGGCCAGACCACACATGTGACACTGGATTGCTCAAAGGTGTGTGATGATACGTCCCCCGCCTTGCTCCCTGACATCCCTCTAGGAGATCTGACCCCCGGCCAACAG TTGGAGAGATGCGTCTATGTGAAGTGTGTGTCGACTGGACCCCGGGTCTTCCTGTTCCATGTGGCCTACAGCATTGATACGTCAGTGGAAGGACGCCAGATCGTCTGCAAATGTCACAAG GATGAGACTGTTACCATAGAGACGGTGGTCCCATTTGAGGTGTCTGCCAAGTTTGTGTCCACCAAG TTTGAGCCACTGGAGCGGGTAGCCGTGGACATCCCTTTCCTGTTGATGACAGACATCCTGTCTTCGTCTCCCTGGCCTCTCCTGCTggtctcctcctctctgcagctGCTGACTATGACCACAAACACAGCACAGCTGCAGTCCCAGCTGCAGGAAG TTGTTTTGCAGACAGACGAGTGTGCCAGTGAGTGTTTCTGTCTCCGGTGTCCACCACTGACCAACAGTAGTACCACTGTAGCTACAGGACAGTACCTGATTTCATGGaggag gaAGTCATCCGGTGCAGACAGTCCACTGATCCAGACAGCTGTGGCTCTTCCTCACGTCATCCTAGAGTCTGTCCCTCTTTACATCCATGCTG ATTTGCCCTCCTTTGGACGAGTCCGAGAGTCTCTCTCAGTCCGTTACCACATAGAGAACAGGACAGCTCTGGTGCAGGAGGTGGAGATGGCTGTGGAACCTTCTGATGCCTTCATGTTCTCTGGGCTCAAACAG GTGCGTCTGCGTATCCTTCCTGGCTCGGAGCAGCAGATGCTGTATAACTACTACCCACTGATGGCTGGCTACCAAACACTACCACAGCTCAACATCAGCCTGCCCCGCTGCCtgaccaccaacacacacacactgagacgcTTCCTGCCACAGCGCATCTTTGTCAAG cCTCAGGGTCGACAGCTGGACGACGCCTCCATTGCTGCAGCTTGA
- the spdl1 gene encoding protein Spindly: MAAEEEIERLKSQLREREEQVQKAALEGLGLLSLQVELQNRLEEQRVEMTNALEALEQDKYSLQREVELKSRMLESLQSDHDCVKKQQRQQLEDQRVHLERSHSAALSELNNKVMSLQAALEESQLNNNQLQHKLELQTETLNNKLEELRALNERTQSSMTSEVMEVQMKIMDLENIKVELEQTLQEGRYREQQLELSSSSLQRRLQQITEEKEEREKEAVSCFIALEKSREANRDLQIQLDQVLQQAQDPTSKGNSLFAELEDKRAEMERKLISMKVQYVSLQKQHAFSKQQLQRMKVQIATLMQLQGSRADPAQLERLQSMLLEKNGDIQNLMTKLQRLEKVERMLKAQPDNPAPAQSADSQDETYYTDLLKMKLNNTVKDAERLGDELSLQRMKSLSESQRALELERKLFSSERLLKQTQSDKIKLQLRIEELQHKYEPKEAKKHVHIRRKEKLPVDVGPSSEEAPPDKGGHVVAVEMIADPEADPVRSAREPEPRPAKCVKISREEAVVIPPHSEENLEQNQQQNLDENQQQNLDENQQQNQREERRKKPRGTVEVIHVSSHSSMENQCAQQ; encoded by the exons ATGGCAGCAGAAGAGGAGATTGAGCGGCTGAAGAGCCAgctgagggagagggaggagcagGTCCAAAAGGCGGCGCTGGAGGGTTTGGGTCTCCTCAGCCTGCAGGTGGAACTGCAGAACCGACTAGAGGAGCAGAGAGTGGAGATGACCAACGCGCTGGAG GCCCTGGAGCAAGACAAGTACTCCCTTCAAAGGGAAGTGGAGTTAAAGAGCCGGATGCTGGAGTCGCTGCAGTCGGACCATGACTGTGTGAAGAAGCAGCAGAGACAGCAGCTGGAGGACCAACGGGTCCATCTGGAGAGGAGCCACAGCGCAGCGCTCAGTGAGCTCAACAACAAG GTGATGAGCTTGCAGGCAGCTCTGGAGGAATCCCAGCTGAACAACAATCAGCTGCAACACAAACTGGAGCTGCAGACTGAGACTCTGAACAACAAGCTAGAGGAGCTGCGAGCACTGAACGAACGCACCCAGAGCTCCATGACGTCTGAGGTGATGGAGGTCCAGATGAAGATCATGGATCTGGAGAACATTAAG GTGGAGCTGGAGCAGACGCTGCAGGAGGGTCGGTACAGAGAGCAGCAGCTGGagctgagcagcagcagcctgcagCGCCGCCTGCAGCAAATcacagaggagaaagaggagcgAGAGAAAGAGGCTGTCTCCTGCTTTATTGCGTTGGAG AAATCTCGTGAGGCGAACCGGGACCTCCAAATCCAGTTGGACCAGGTTCTACAGCAGGCCCAGGATCCCACCAGTAAAGGGAACTCTCTGTTTGCTGAG TTGGAGGATAAGCGTGCTGAGATGGAGAGAAAGCTCATCAGCATGAAGGTCCAGTATGTGTCCCTGCAGAAACAGCACGCCTTCAGCAAGCAACAGCTGCAGCGCATGAAG GTCCAGATAGCCACTCTGATGCAGCTGCAGGGCTCCAGGGCTGACCCTGCTCAGCTGGAGAGGCTCCAGTCCATGCTGTTGGAGAAAAACGGAGACATCCAAAATCTGATGACTAAACTGCAGAGGCTTGAGAAGGTGGAG agGATGCTGAAGGCTCAGCCAGATAACCCTGCTCCAGCACAAAGCGCTGACAGCCAAGATGAAACCTACTACACTGACCTGCTGAAGATGAAGCTCAACAACACTGT tAAGGATGCAGAGCGTCTGGGAGACGAGCTTTCCCTTCAGAGGATGAAGTCTTTGTCGGAGAGTCAGAGAGCTTTAGAGCTGGAGAGGAAGCTCTTCTCCTCTGAGCGGCTGCTCAAACAG ACTCAGAGTGACAAGATCAAACTGCAGCTGCGGATAGAGGAACTGCAGCACAAGTACGAACCCAAAG AGGCCAAAAAACATGTGCACATAAGAAGGAAAGAGAAGCTTCCTGTTGATGTGGGACCCTCTTCTGAAGAAGCCCCACCTGACAAGGGAGGGCACGTTGTTGCCGTGGAGATGATAGCAGACCCTGAGGCGGATCCTGTGCGCTCCGCACGAG AGCCCGAGCCGCGGCCGGCCAAGTGTGTGAAGATCAGCAGAGAAGAGGCTGTTGTGATCCCCCCGCACAG CGAGGAGAACCTGGAGCAGAACCAGCAGCAGAACCTGGACGAGAACCAGCAGCAGAACCTGGACGAGAACCAGCAGCAGAACCAGAGGGAGGAGCGAAGAAAGAAGCCACGTGGAACAGTGGAGGTGATCCATGTGAGCTCCCACAGCAGCATGGAGAACCAGTGTGCTCAGCAGTAG